A part of Podarcis muralis chromosome 13, rPodMur119.hap1.1, whole genome shotgun sequence genomic DNA contains:
- the LOC114607974 gene encoding uncharacterized protein LOC114607974 isoform X7, translating to MEATIPAKEKYLQHCTAKASAMAVRAPAPRGDASAERYLFVDRNQVGNPASQADWTAKRLVWVPSERHGFEAAGLREERGDEVLVELAENGRQVLVAKDDIQKMNPPKFTKVEDMAELTCLNEASVLHNLKDRYYSGLIYTYSGLFCVVINPYKNLPIYTEQIVEMYRGKKRHEMPPHIYAISEAAYRSMLQDREDQSILCTGESGAGKTENTKKVIQYLAHVASSHKARKDHNVPTSNPASYGELERQLLQANPILEAFGNAKTVKNDNSSRFGKFIRINFDVAGYIVGANIETYLLEKSRAIRQAKDERTFHIFYQLLVGAGEHVKGELLLEPFNQYRFVSNGYLPIPGQQDKEIFHETMESMRIMGFSHEEIHCMLRMVSAVLQFGNIVFRKERNTDQASMPDNTAAQKLCHLLGMNVTEFTRAILTPRIKVGRDYVQKAQTKEQADFAVEALAKATYERLFRWLVHRINRALDRTKRQGASFIGILDIAGFEIFQLNSFEQLCINYTNEKLQQLFNHTMFVLEQEEYQREGIEWNFIDFGLDLQPCIDLIERPANPPGVLALLDEECWFPKATDKSFVEKVTQEQGTHPKFQKPRQLRDKADFCIIHYAGKVDYKADEWLMKNMDPLNDNVATLLHQSADKFTAELWKDVDRIVGLDQVSGMGDLAFGSSYKTKKGMFRTVGQLYKESLSKLMSTLRNTNPNFVRCIIPNHEKRAGKLEPHLVLDQLRCNGVLEGIRICRQGFPNRIIFQEFRQRYEILTPNAIPKGFMDGKQACERMIKALELDPNLFRIGQSKIFFRAGVLAHLEEERDLKITDIIVSFQAAARGYLARKAFMKKQQQMSALKVMQRNCAAYLKLRHWQWWRLFTKVKPLLQVTRQDEVMQAKAVELQKVQEKHVKTQMDLKELENKYQQLSEEKAILAEQLQAETELFAEAEEMRARLAARKQELEDILHELESRVEEEEERCQQLQGDKKKMQQHIQDIEEQLEEEEAARQKLQLEKVSTEAKMKKMEEDLLVLEDQNSKLHKERKLMEERLSEFTSHMAEEEEKVKSLSKLRNKYEAVIADMEDRLKKEEKGRQELEKLKRKLDGEAGDLQEQVVELQQQLEELRQALARKEAELQAALARVEEESAQKNAVLKSLRELQAQLAELQEDMESEKVARAKAEKQRRDLGEELEALKTELEDTLDSTAAQQELRSKREQEVTELKKTIEDEVKVHEAQVLEMRQRHTSALEELSEQLEQSRRFKVTLEKTKQALEGENVELQKEVKVLQAAKLESEQRRKKLESQVQELQLRATDGERVKAELMERLGKLQNELDGVSGTLGSAESRAIKLAKDLASVESHLQDSQELLQEETRQKLNLSSRVRQLEEEKAGLLEQLEEEEAAKGNFTRQIQSLQQQVMETKKKLEDDAGVAEAIEEARRRAAKDLEALSLRYEERVQACDKLEKGRTRLQQELDDVTVALDQQRQVVSALEKKQKKFDQMLAEEKLISARYAEERDRAEADSREKETKVLSLSRALEEALETREELERQNKQLRAEMDDLVSSKDDVGKNVHELERSKRALEQQVQEMRAHLEELEDELQATEDGKLRLEVNMQALKAQHERELQNRDDANDDKKKLLGKQVRELEAELDAERKQRAQALAGRKKLELDLQEALAQLDAANKGRDEAGKQLRKLQAQMKELWREVEEARAAREEIFIQSRESEKKLKNLEAELLQLQEELAASERAKRQAQQERDDLADELANGNSGKSALLDEKRHLEARIGQLEEELDEEQSNMELMNDRYRKLSMQVETLTTELAAERSFSQKAENARQQLERQNKDLRAKLGEMDSSVKSKYKMAIATLESKVAQLEEQLEQESRERILSGKLVRRAEKKLKEVILQVDEERRNADQYKDQVEKSHLRLKQLKRQLEEAEEEASRANASRRRMQRELEDVTESAESMNREVTSLRNRLSKLERRQRKRTPLSFTTRTVRQVFRLDGVSDEETEDPESDSPSANHQPPTPLTPSQGQQPAPPAEPAQTE from the exons CCATGGCTGTCCGAGCCCCTGCTCCGCGGGGCGACGCCAGCGCCGAGAGATACCTGTTTGTGGATCGGAACCAGGTGGGCAACCCAGCCTCCCAGGCTGACTGGACGGCCAAGCGGCTGGTGTGGGTCCCATCGGAGCGCCATGGCTTTGAGGCGGCCGGTCTGCGCGAAGAGCGGGGGGACGAGGTGCTGGTGGAGCTTGCCGAGAACGGGCGTCAGGTGCTGGTCGCCAAGGACGACATCCAGAAGATGAACCCCCCCAAGTTCACCAAGGTGGAGGACATGGCGGAGCTGACCTGCCTCAACGAAGCCTCTGTGCTGCACAACCTCAAGGACCGCTATTACTCAGGCCTCATCTAT ACGTATTCGGGGCTTTTCTGTGTGGTCATCAACCCTTACAAGAACTTGCCCATCTACACGGAGCAGATCGTGGAAATGTACCGGGGCAAGAAGCGCCACGAGATGCCACCCCACATCTATGCCATCTCTGAGGCTGCCTATCGGAGCATGCTGCAGG acCGAGAGGATCAGTCGATCTTGTGCAC GGGCGAGTCAGGTGCTGGGAAGACGGAGAACACGAAGAAAGTGATCCAGTATTTGGCCCACGTGGCTTCATCGCACAAAGCCCGGAAGGACCACAATGTGCCG ACCTCCAACCCTGCTTCCTAC ggCGAGCTGGAACGTCAGCTGCTACAAGCCAACCCTATCCTGGAGGCCTTCGGCAACGCAAAAACAGTAAAAAATGACAACTCCTCACGATTC GGTAAATTTATACGGATTAATTTCGATGTAGCTGGCTACATTGTCGGAGCAAACATAGAAACAT ACCTGCTGGAGAAATCGCGAGCCATTCGCCAGGCCAAGGACGAGCGGACTTTCCACATCTTCTACCAGCTCCTGGTGGGCGCTGGGGAGCACGTGAAAG GGGAGCTTCTGTTGGAGCCCTTCAATCAGTATCGCTTTGTCTCCAATGGATACCTGCCCATCCCAGGACAGCAGGACAAGGAGATCTTCCACGAGACCATGGAGTCAATGCGAATCATGGGCTTCTCGCACGAGGAGATACATT gtatgcTGCGGATGGTCTCGGCCGTGCTGCAGTTTGGGAACATTGTCTTCCGTAAGGAGAGGAACACAGACCAGGCCTCCATGCCTGACAACACAG CCGCCCAGAAGCTTTGCCACCTCCTGGGCATGAACGTCACCGAGTTCACCCGCGCCATCCTTACCCCGCGGATCAAAGTCGGCCGGGACTATGTGCAGAAGGCGCAGACGAAAGAGCAG GCTGACTTTGCGGTGGAAGCCTTGGCAAAAGCAACCTACGAACGCCTCTTCCGTTGGCTGGTGCATCGGATCAACCGGGCCCTGGACCGCACCAAGCGCCAGGGTGCCTCCTTCATCGGTATTCTGGACATCGCGGGCTTTGAAATATTCCAG CTGAATTCCTTTGAACAGCTCTGCATCAACTACACCAACGAAAAGCTCCAGCAGCTCTTCAACCACACCATGTTTGTGCTGGAGCAGGAAGAGTATCAGCGAGAGGGTATTGAATGGAACTTCATTGACTTTGGCCTGGACCTCCAGCCCTGCATAGACCTCATCGAGAGGCCG GCAAACCCCCCAGGGGTGCTGGCTCTGCTAGACGAAGAGTGCTGGTTCCCCAAAGCCACTGACAAGAGCTTCGTGGAAAAAGTTACCCAGGAGCAGGGAACCCACCCCAAGTTCCAGAAGCCCCGGCAGCTGCGGGACAAAGCTGACTTCTGCATCATCCATTACGCTGGCAAG GTTGACTACAAAGCAGACGAGTGGCTCATGAAGAACATGGACCCCTTGAACGACAACGTGGCTacgcttctccaccagagcgcagacAAGTTCACAGCAGAGCTGTGGAAAGATG TGGACCGAATCGTGGGCCTGGACCAAGTGAGCGGGATGGGAGACCTTGCCTTCGGCTCCTCATACAAGACGAAGAAGGGGATGTTCCGGACGGTGGGGCAGCTGTATAAGGAGTCTCTCTCCAAGCTCATGTCAACCCTGCGCAACACCAACCCCAACTTTGTGCGCTGCATCATCCCCAACCATGAGAAAAGA GCTGGAAAACTGGAGCCACACCTCGTGTTGGACCAGCTACGCTGCAACGGAGTCCTGGAGGGGATTCGCATTTGTCGCCAGGGCTTTCCCAACCGCATCATCTTCCAGGAATTCCGGCAGAG GTATGAGATCCTGACTCCAAATGCCATTCCTAAAGGCTTCATGGATGGGAAACAGGCCTGCGAACGCATG ATCAAGGCCTTGGAGCTGGACCCCAACCTCTTCCGCATCGGCCAGAGTAAGATCTTTTTCCGCGCTGGCGTCCTTGCTCATCTGGAGGAGGAGCGGGACCTGAAGATCACAGATATCATAGTCTCCTTCCAGGCAGCTGCCCGCGGATACTTGGCCCGCAA aGCCTTcatgaaaaagcagcagcagatgagCGCTCTCAAGGTCATGCAGCGTAACTGCGCCGCCTACCTCAAGTTGCGCCACTGGCAGTGGTGGCGCCTTTTCACCAAG GTGAAGCCCCTGTTACAGGTGACCCGTCAGGACGAGGTGATGCAGGCAAAGGCAGTGGAGCTGCAAAAGGTGCAGGAGAAACACGTGAAAACCCAAATGGACCTGAAGGAACTGGAGAACAAATACCAGCAG CTCTCGGAGGAGAAGGCCATCCTGGCCGAACAGCTGCAGGCGGAGACGGAGCTGTTTGCCGAAGCCGAGGAGATGCGGGCGCGGCTGGCGGCCCGGAAGCAGGAGCTGGAGGACATCCTGCACGAGCTGGAGTCGcgggtggaagaggaggaggagcgttGCCAGCAGCTGCAGGGGGACAAGAAGAAGATGCAGCAGCACATCCAG GACATCgaagagcagctggaggaggaggaggccgcccggcagaagctgcagctggagaAAGTGAGCACGGAAGCCAAGATGAAGAAGATGGAGGAAGACCTGCTGGTGCTCGAAGACCAAAACTCAAAACTGCACAAA GAGAGGAAGCTGATGGAGGAGCGTCTCTCCGAGTTCACCTCCCatatggcagaggaggaggagaaggtgaaGAGCCTCTCTAAACTGCGCAACAAATACGAAGCCGTCATCGCCGACATGGAAG ATCGGctaaagaaggaggaaaaggggCGCCAGGAGCTGGAGAAGCTGAAGCGCAAGCTGGACGGGGAGGCAGGGGACCTGCAGGAGCAGGTGGtggagctgcagcagcagctggaggagctCCGGCAAGCACTGGCAAGGAAGGAAGCCGAGCTACAGGCAGCGCTGGCCAG GGTGGAGGAGGAGTCTGCGCAGAAGAACGCCGTGCTGAAGTCCCTCCGTGAGCTGCAGGCGCAGCTGGCCGAGCTGCAGGAGGACATGGAGTCCGAGAAGGTGGCCCGCGCCAAAGCCGAGAAGCAGCGGCGGGACCTGGGCGAAGAGCTGGAGGCCCTGAAGACAGAGCTCGAGGACACCTTGGACTCGACGGCCGCGCAGCAGGAGCTACG GTCGAAGAGGGAGCAAGAAGTAACTGAGCTGAAGAAGACCATTGAGGACGAGGTCAAAGTGCACGAAGCCCAGGTGCTGGAGATGCGCCAGCGGCACACGTCTGCCCTGGAGGAGCTGTCGGAGCAGCTGGAGCAGTCGCGCCGG ttcaaagTTACCCTGGAGAAGACCAAGCAGGCCCTGGAAGGGGAGAACGTGGAGCTGCAGAAGGAGGTGAAGGTCCTGCAGGCAGCCAAGCTGGAGTCGGAGCAGCGGCGCAAGAAGCTGGAAAGCCAAGTCCAGGAGCTGCAGCTGCGGGCCACTGACGGTGAAAGAGTCAAAGCTGAGCTTATGGAGAGGCTGGGGAagctgcag AACGAACTCGACGGAGTCTCCGGTACCCTGGGAAGTGCAGAGTCCAGGGCGATAAAGCTTGCCAAAGATCTGGCCAGTGTAGAATCCCACCTGCAAGATTCCCAG gaactgctccaggaagaGACGCGGCAGAAACTGAATCTGAGTTCTCGAGTCCGGCAGctggaagaggaaaaagcaggTCTGCTGGAGcagctagaggaggaggaggctgccaaGGGGAACTTCACCCGCCAGATCCAGAGCTTACAGCAGCAG GTGATGGAGACCAAGAAGAAGCTGGAGGACGATGCTGGGGTAGCCGAAGCAATAGAGGAGGCTCGGCGCCGGGCAGCCAAGGACCTGGAGGCTCTCTCCTTGCGCTATGAGGAGCGGGTCCAGGCCTGCGACAAGCTGGAGAAAGGACGGACCCGGCTGCAGCAGGAGCTGGATGATGTCACCGTCGCCCTGGACCAGCAGCGCCAGGTGGTCTCCGCCCtcgagaagaagcagaagaaattcGACCAG ATGCTGGCTGAGGAAAAGCTGATCTCTGCCCGCTACGCTGAGGAAAGGGACCGAGCGGAAGCAGACTCCCGGGAGAAGGAGACCAAGGTGCTCTCGCTGAGTCGCGCCCTGGAGGAGGCTCTGGAGACACGGGAGGAGCTAGAGAGGCAGAACAAGCAGCTGCGGGCAGAAATGGACGACCTGGTCAGCTCGAAGGACGACGTCGGCAAGAAC GTGCACGAGTTGGAGCGTTCGAAGCGGGCCCTGGAGCAACAGGTGCAGGAAATGCGAGCCCACCTGGAGGAGCTGGAAGATGAGCTTCAGGCCACGGAGGACGGGAAGCTCCGCCTGGAGGTCAACATGCAGGCCCTGAAGGCCCAGCACGAGAGGGAGCTGCAGAACCGCGACGATGCCAACGACGACAAGAAGAAGCTGCTTGGGAAacag GTGCGGGAGTTGGAGGCTGAACTGGACGCAGAGAGGAAGCAACGGGCCCAAGCGCTTGCAGGCCGGAAGAAGCTGGAGCTTGATCTTCAGGAGGCGCTGGCACAGCTGGATGCGGCCAACAAGGGACGGGACGAAGCAGGGAAGCAGCTGCGAaaattgcag GCCCAGATGAAGGAGCTCTGGCGGGAagtggaggaggcccgtgcagcCCGCGAAGAGATCTTCATTCAGTCCCGCGAGAGCGAGAAGAAGCTGAAGAATCTGGAGGCGGAGTTGCTGCAGCTGCAGGAG GAACTGGCAGCGTCAGAGCGAGCCAAGAGGCAGGCGCAACAGGAGCGGGACGACCTGGCGGATGAGCTGGCCAATGGGAACAGTGGCAA GTCTGCTCTCCTGGATGAAAAGCGCCACCTTGAGGCCAGGATCGGTCAGCTGGAGGAAGAGCTGGATGAGGAGCAGAGCAACATGGAGCTCATGAACGACCGATACCGCAAGCTCAGCATGCAA GTGGAAACGCTCACCACAGAGCTGGCAGCGGAGCGCAGCTTCTCGCAGAAGGCCGAGAACGCCCGGCAGCAGCTGGAGCGCCAGAACAAAGACCTGAGGGCCAAGCTGGGAGAGATGGACTCCTCTGTCAAGTCCAAGTACAAGATGGCCATCGCAACCCTGGAGTCCAAGGTGGCCCAGTTGGAGGAGCAGTTGGAGCAGGAGTCCAG gGAGAGGATTCTATCAGGGAAACTTGTGCGGAGGGCGGAGAAGAAACTCAAGGAGGTGATTCTGCAAGTGGATGAAGAGAGGAGGAACGCAGATCAGTACAAAGATCAG GTTGAAAAGAGCCACCTGCGGCTAAAACAACTCAAACGGCAGCTCGAAGAAGCGGAAGAGGAGGCCTCGCGGGCCAATGCCAGCCGCCGCCGCATGCAGCGTGAACTCGAGGACGTCACAGAGTCAGCAGAGTCCATGAATCGCGAGGTGACCAGCCTGCGGAATCGTCTCAG CAAGTTAGAACGCCGGCAGCGGAA ACGCACCCCTCTGAGCTTCACCACCCGAACCGTGCGGCAGGTGTTCCGCCTTGACGGCGTCTCAGACGAGGAGACCGAAGACCCGGAGAGCGACTCTCCATCTGCAAACCACCAGCCTCCTACGCCCCTGACGCCCTCTCAGGGGcagcagccggccccccctgcggAGCCAGCCCAGACTGAATGA